DNA sequence from the Vicia villosa cultivar HV-30 ecotype Madison, WI linkage group LG3, Vvil1.0, whole genome shotgun sequence genome:
atatatatatatatatatatatatatatatatatatatatatatatatatatatatatatatatatatatatatatatatatatatatatatatatatatatatatatatatttgatttcacGCATCCATAATTAATTCTCAatgtataatattaattttgacatttttaattgatcagaataaaattaattttattctcaaaattaattttaatttagagtcagaatttaaacataatttttattctagaatttattgttcaactaacttttaaatatatcaaaatataaatCATTATTTTACATCAActcatttttaatcataatttattttacgTAATCAACTCAAAATTATTTGTTGTCATCACATAAACAAATACACTGACCCAGTTAGGGATGTTTTCATCCACATTTTTTTAGAGACAATTGAAAAAATGTATTAAACCACATAAGATACTAGTACAAACAATGAATCTATATTCAAgatcattttcaaattttttttcatagttttttatccgccaaaaaaaaaaaaaggcaataACAACCTTATCGACCAAGACAAATaaaggagaaaaaaaaaaggaactgATAAAGAATTTGCTCGTATTCTTTCCCACATAAGGGAGTTTGTCTATAATAATGATTTTATGTAGTCAAAAAGCTTTAAGGTAAAAGAAATGAGTATTGAAATTCTGaactattattatcattattatgatACAGATGAAAAAACAAATCCTTGTTTATGTTAATTCTAAACTCCTTTATTTTACAGATCTAAACTCCTAATTTTTACCAAATACAGAAACAACTTCTGACAATAATTTAGAAATATAGCTtggtcaaaaaaaaaagaaaagaaatatagTTACTAATCCTCCTGGAATTTGGCATAGCTAACTACAATATTAAGATATTATCGATCTTTTCTTATTATCTAAGAGGAACTtacctatttttatttttgaaaaaatgacagtaatgcaagaagcaaaaaaaatctaataatttGAAGTCACAATTGTGTAATACTTAGTACTCAAGGAAAGATTAATCAAGTGATGAAATAACTTTGCTGCTGTATATGAGAATTCTTAAGTTTGGAATGAGTTTTTTTGTTTCTGTAGATACTAATTATTACTTACCTTTGAAGATTGGAGACACTCCTTtataatttctttgatctttctcttcATTAACTTATCTTTCACGTCGGCTAGCATGTCACGGTAAAACATTTCCATCCTAGCTAGCTTCCTATCATCTGCTGCCTCTAACATGTCATCCCATTCTTTTGCAATATTCATTGAACCCGAATCCCGCATCGAAGTGGGAATATCGTTTTCATCAAAAGGTTTTCCAAAAATAGAGCCATGAAGTATACTAGCATATTTTTCCATTGTAGATAGCTTTGTTTGAAGCAGCTTCACCTCATTCAATGCTGAGGATAGTTTCTCATCTCTCTCTGTTATTACTTCGGGTTTCTTTTCTGCGGCCTTATCTTGCTCATCCGAGCTCTTCGAATCCTTGTCATTGAGATCCTCTGTCGTTGGAGGCCACAAAACAATAGTGGGAGTGTAACTATCGATTTCCTTACCATTTCCAAGAACACCACTCCTTCCCCTACCCCAAGACCACACCTTATGGCCCTTCTGCACAACAAAAACAGTGTGTGCAGCTCCACACACGACTTTAACTGGATCTGGAAAAATAGGTTGATGTGGCTCGCATGAGATGAGAAGGGGGGAGAGGGCATCACCAGAAACTGTTTGACCGCGACTGGCATCAGGACATAAGCCAAGACCCTTCTCCATTCCCCAAGACCACACACCCCCAGTTGAGGAGACAACACTTGTATGAAACAAGCCACAGTCGACAGAAATAAAGTATGCATTTTGCGGCAACACTTTAACGGGTGTAGGAAATAAAGCGCTTTGCGTTGTTCCATGCCCAAGTTGACCGTTTTCGCCAAGGCCAAAGGTCCAACACATGCTTTCTAATGCGTTGCCACGTTCCTTTTTGTGAGTTAGCAAAGCCGTGTGAAAGGCACCACATGCTACCTCGTAAATTGTCGAAGGAGAATCCTCGTCGAATATTTTTATAACTTCGGGACGCAGCCTGCTCTGCGTATCCCCCAAACCTAATTGGCCGTGGCTGTTATAACCCCAAGAGTAGCACAGTAGTTCTTCATCCTTGTTTGATTCTGTAGTAGCACTAACCAGTGCTACAACATGCTCGTTTCCACATGAAACCTTGACAACAGCTCGACCATGAAAATCCCAGACTGGTCTTGGAATGAAACGGCTTACAAGAGATAACCCACCATCTTTGTTTTCTTCTGGGATGTTTCCCCATATCCACAGGGTCCCGCGGTTATCAATAGCCAGAGACATCATTCCTCCTGCTTTGACAGTACACATCTGAGAAAGTTGAACAGATGAAAATGCCTTAATGATGCTGTCACCTTGGCTTATGTTTTAACACAAAACTAGCGCAATGCATGTTATACCTTTAATGATGCTCTGTCTTCGGCTTCAGATAGACCTGTTGAAGAATCAGGCGGTTGCAACTCAAGAAATCTACTAAGTAAGCAAGGAACCTGGGAATCATGCGAGTCCTCACCACTGATACCAAGTTGACCATCCATAAAGTAGTCAAGGATGCAGATATTAGCATATATAATATAAGATCAACATATTTATAGAAGTGCAAACAATCTGTAATTGAACTCAATCAAGGGACTACATGTGTATTAAGGATACAGATGTTGTAACCCCAGCACCAAACAGATCCATCTTCTGTTAATACAAAAATAGATTAAAGTATTAGACAGGGTTACCggataaacaaaccaaaccagtATGTTGATCATAATGAGGTTAATAAATACAGTTATCAATAACTACACCATTTTTCCTTGGGTTCCCATCAAGGGAAAATGATATTCAAATCTCTCCCCCTGTTTATCAATGTCTTGCTCCAAGACCAGTGACCACCAAGAAACATTAGTAAAACAATTGTACATATATCTTCATTCACTTCATTGCACTTGTGCTGCAATGTAATTGATCAATTGTAGAATTTTATTTAATAGTTTCATAACATTATCATCCCCTTTTGCTTATTTTCACCATCATTACCACGCCAAAAGTATCATTACATGCATGTCGGAATAGAACCAAATTAGCCAATAACATGCTGGAGTCTGTCCATACAAAAACAACAAAGACTTATCCCACTAGTCCTGTTAAGCCAACTCAGTTGGTAGCTGTGTAGGGACATCAAATGCAGAGGCGCGGGTTTGAACCTGCAACATCCCAATTGTTCACCTTTAAAAAGGTGAATTCCAACCACTAGGCTACTTTACCAAAAAAAAAGTCGTATCCCACTAAGTATGGTTGGCTACATGGACTAAACAACGGTATAATGTTCTATCATAAACTATATTTGGAGTGCATAATATACAAATGCGAAAAATAATAACTATAGAAAGGGAGAGAGAAAAGGCAAATTGAAATGTATGAAGTGTGGTCAGAACCTGCAAGAGCAAGACTATGATAAGCACCAGCAGCAATTCCCACTATTTTGACACAATCACTACTTCCACTAGGGTTTTCAAACTTTATTTTCACCGGAAAAAGTTCATCATTTTGAGAACCAAGTCCAAGCCGTCCAAACATTCCTCTACCCCAAGAGTAAACACTGCCATCTCCTACAAAAACACCACAAAATTGAACACTCAATCAATCACAATAGAGACATATACTTTGCAATTACACAGTACGAGAATTCAATTTCTAGTTTTCCTATATTGAATGGGATTACCGGAAAGAAGGAGAGTGTGTGATTCACCGGCAGCTATGTCAACAACCTTGCGCGACGGATTGTGGGAGTTTCGAGAGGTTTCGGTGGCTTCCATTGTCTCCGACGAGAAGACACAGAACCACAAGCTCAATGTGCTTCTGTTATCTTCTGGTAATAAGGAGGATCTCACTATTTGTTACTCTGTCTCGTAGAAACTATCTACTGCAATTTTTCTTGgtccaaaaataattattttttcaatatttgtatattttgttatttaaatcaatttattttaattattttatgaagaaTAGTTTATAACTTAAATAAGATATTCTTATGAGATAGAGAGAATTATTATGAGGAGAAAATTTACCTACAATTTTTTATgtgtgatttatgctatttgtcaTTGAAATAATAACAAAGGAGTGAAAATAGAAGAAAATTGCATATAAGTAAGAGAAAATTatataattgttatatttttattgaaaaatagtacAAATCACACCTAAAGAATTATATCTAAATATTCTCCTTATTATTCTCCCTAGCTGAGGACCAAGATAGAGCTCATACCACCAGTCCATTAAGAACAGAGCAAGAGATACCCACTACAACCACACCATATCACCCCTTAAGATAGGGGCCAATCTCTTGAACCGCTATTCATAAATCCAAAAAAGACATGCCTTTGGCTTTCCAGGTTTGATCATGAGATTTTGTCGACAATTTGATATTGACATTCCTAACAACTGTCATATTTGTCATATGTTAAAGCTGGATAATTCTTTTTTGTCCCATTAATGTATTGGTCATAGATAAAGAATGCTGCAAGAACCACCAGAACCTCTTATTGCACCAGTTGAGCAACAACCACAAAAATCTTACTCCAAGCCTCCATTCTGCAACGACCTTTACTCAACTCTACAGGATCCTTGTCAGAGT
Encoded proteins:
- the LOC131660082 gene encoding ultraviolet-B receptor UVR8-like yields the protein MEATETSRNSHNPSRKVVDIAAGESHTLLLSGDGSVYSWGRGMFGRLGLGSQNDELFPVKIKFENPSGSSDCVKIVGIAAGAYHSLALAEDGSVWCWGYNIYGQLGISGEDSHDSQVPCLLSRFLELQPPDSSTGLSEAEDRASLKMCTVKAGGMMSLAIDNRGTLWIWGNIPEENKDGGLSLVSRFIPRPVWDFHGRAVVKVSCGNEHVVALVSATTESNKDEELLCYSWGYNSHGQLGLGDTQSRLRPEVIKIFDEDSPSTIYEVACGAFHTALLTHKKERGNALESMCWTFGLGENGQLGHGTTQSALFPTPVKVLPQNAYFISVDCGLFHTSVVSSTGGVWSWGMEKGLGLCPDASRGQTVSGDALSPLLISCEPHQPIFPDPVKVVCGAAHTVFVVQKGHKVWSWGRGRSGVLGNGKEIDSYTPTIVLWPPTTEDLNDKDSKSSDEQDKAAEKKPEVITERDEKLSSALNEVKLLQTKLSTMEKYASILHGSIFGKPFDENDIPTSMRDSGSMNIAKEWDDMLEAADDRKLARMEMFYRDMLADVKDKLMKRKIKEIIKECLQSSKVSNN